A stretch of Saccharomyces eubayanus strain FM1318 chromosome III, whole genome shotgun sequence DNA encodes these proteins:
- the RSC6 gene encoding Rsc6p — MLEQTNPVPVTYPTDAYIPTYLPDEKVFNLADLKKLIEMDSRLDLYLTRRTLDTSINLPTNNTTKDHTPDKKTLRIFVYNTTQNQPHSDADGSADPSKATWTLRIEGKLLHEVSDKGHPFSEFLEGIAIDFKKLRXLSKKRKRDSSLSLPLNLQQAEDDYANTSVGDEDDGDEDDDDDESKEEIVDALEWNYDENNIVEFDGIDVKRQGKEELKCSITIQLKGVDGSKVQYSPDLATLIGMQTGSVNDAVYSIYKYILMNNLLVTEQTKSQDDANDVENNNENSISDDDNDDEDESQDRPELGEVKLDSLLQRVLDTKAMHVPLMSVVESINRLVLPLPPIKLDYTIDISKDTTYGXTTLDVDVSHILQSQSQPHDEKEDSHADDTAKLREITKLALQLNSSAQKYQFFNELSLHPRETLTHYLWSSKQNELVLQGDQYFNEDAARTSDIYNNNDDDRALMGNISVLYSQGRL; from the coding sequence ATGTTGGAACAAACGAACCCGGTCCCTGTGACGTACCCGACGGATGCCTACATCCCCACATACCTGCCCGATGAGAAGGTCTTCAACCTGgcagatttgaaaaagctgATAGAAATGGATTCCAGACTGGACCTGTATttgacaagaagaacactGGACACGTCGATCAATTTGCCCACAAACAACACAACGAAGGACCACACCCCTGACAAAAAGACGCTGAGAATTTTCGTTTACAACACCACGCAAAACCAGCCCCACAGCGACGCTGATGGCTCGGCAGACCCAAGCAAGGCTACGTGGACGTTGAGAATAGAAGGTAAGCTACTACACGAAGTCTCGGACAAGGGGCACCCATTTAGTGAGTTTTTGGAGGGGATCGCcattgatttcaaaaaactgaGGAYGTTGagcaagaaaaggaaacgTGACTCGTCGTTAAGCCTTCCCTTGAACCTTCAGCAGGCCGAGGACGACTACGCAAATACCTCTGTGGGCGATGAAGACGACGGcgatgaagacgacgacgatgacgaatCAAAAGAGGAGATTGTGGACGCCCTCGAGTGGAACTACgatgaaaacaacattGTGGAGTTCGACGGTATTGACGTCAAAAGACAGGGCAAGGAAGAGTTGAAGTGCAGTATTACCATCCAGTTGAAGGGCGTAGATGGCAGTAAAGTGCAGTACTCGCCCGACTTGGCTACGTTGATTGGGATGCAAACTGGGTCAGTCAATGACGCGGTATATTCAATCTACAAGTACATTTTGATGAACAATTTACTCGTCACGGAACAGACCAAGTCCCAAGACGACGCCAACGACGTCGAAAATAATAACGAGAACAGCATCAGCGACGATGACaatgacgacgaagacgagTCCCAAGATAGGCCCGAACTGGGTGAAGTGAAGCTAGACTCGCTTCTGCAAAGGGTATTGGATACCAAGGCCATGCACGTTCCCTTGATGAGTGTCGTGGAAAGCATAAACAGGCTCGTTTTGCCCCTACCCCCCATCAAACTGGACTACACGATCGATATCTCCAAGGACACCACGTACGGTKCCACAACGTTGGATGTGGACGTATCGCACATTCTCCAATCCCAATCACAGCCACACGATGAAAAAGAGGATAGCCACGCTGACGACACTGCCAAGCTACGTGAAATCACCAAGCTCGCTTTACAACTGAATTCCAGTGCCCAAAAGTACCAATTCTTCAACGAATTGTCGCTGCATCCAAGAGAAACGCTGACCCACTATCTGTGGTCTTCCAAGCAAAACGAACTGGTGCTGCAGGGCGACCAGTACTTCAACGAAGACGCCGCAAGAACCAGCGACatctacaacaacaacgacgACGACAGGGCGCTGATGGGCAACATTTCCGTGCTCTACTCCCAGGGAAGACTATAA
- the THR4 gene encoding threonine synthase THR4: protein MPTDSQVYRSTRSSSPKTFSFEDAIIQGLATDGGLFIPPTIPQVDQATLFNDWSKLSFQELAFEIMRLYIDQAEIPDADLQSLIKRSYSTFRSEKVTPLVQNVTGDKENLHVLELFHGPTYAFKDVALQFVGNLFEYFLQRTNANLPEDKKKQITVVGATSGDTGSAAIYGLRGKKDVSVFILYPTGRISPIQEEQMTTVPDENVQTLSVTGTFDNCQDIVKAIFGDKEFNSKHNVGAVNSINWARILAQMTYYFYSFFQATNGKDSKKVKFVVPSGNFGDILAGYFAKKMGLPIEKLAIATNENDILDRFLKSGLYERSDKVAATLSPAMDILISSNFERLLWYLAREYLANNDDLKAGETVNNWFQELKTNGKFQVDKSVIEGAAKDFTSERVSNEETSETIKDIYQSSVNPKHYILDPHTAVGVCATKRLIAKDNDKSIQYISLSTAHPAKFADAVNNALSGFSNYSFEKDVLPEDLRKLSTLKKKLKFVEKADVELVKSAIEEELAKMNL, encoded by the coding sequence ATGCCAACTGATTCTCAAGTTTACAGATCTACCAGGTCAAGCTCGCCAAAGAccttctcttttgaagatgcCATCATTCAAGGTTTGGCTACCGACGGTGGTCTTTTCATCCCACCAACCATCCCTCAAGTCGACCAGGCTACTCTTTTCAATGACTGGTCAAAGCTTTCCTTCCAAGAGTTGGCTTTCGAAATCATGAGACTTTATATTGACCAAGCCGAGATTCCAGATGCTGATCTACAAAGCTTGATCAAGAGATCCTACTCTACTTTCCGTTCCGAAAAAGTTACACCTCTAGTTCAGAATGTCACCGGTGACAAGGAAAACTTGCACGTCCTGGAGCTATTCCACGGTCCAACCTACGCTTTTAAGGATGTTGCCTTGCAATTTGTCGGTAACCTTTTCGAATATTTCCTACAAAGAACCAACGCCAACTTGCcagaagacaagaagaagcaaatcACTGTTGTCGGTGCCACTTCTGGTGACACTGGTTCCGCAGCCATCTACGGGTTGAGGGGCAAAAAGGACGTTTCCGTTTTCATCTTGTATCCAACCGGTAGAATCTCTCCAAtccaagaagaacaaatgaCTACTGTCCCAGACGAAAACGTCCAGACTTTGTCTGTCACTGGTACTTTTGACAACTGTCAAGACATTGTTAAGGCTATCTTTGGTGACAAAGAATTCAACTCCAAACACAACGTCGGTGCCGTGAACTCCATCAACTGGGCAAGAATCTTGGCTCAAATGACCTACTACttctattcttttttccaagCCACCAACGGTAAGGATTCCAAGAAGGTTAAATTCGTGGTCCCAAGTGGTAACTTTGGTGACATATTGGCAGGTTACTTTGCTAAGAAGATGGGTTTgccaattgaaaaattagcCATTGCTACCAACGAAAACGACATCTTGGacagatttttgaaatctggGTTATACGAAAGATCCGACAAAGTCGCAGCTACTTTATCTCCAGCCATGGATATCCTAATCTCATCGAACTTCGAAAGACTATTGTGGTATTTAGCTCGCGAGTACTTGGCTAATAACGATGACTTAAAAGCAGGTGAAACTGTTAACAACTGGTTCcaagaattgaaaaccaACGGTAAGTTCCAAGTCGACAAATCCGTCATCGAAGGTGCAGCAAAGGATTTCACATCTGAAAGAGTTTCTAACGAAGAAACTTCTGAGACAATCAAGGACATTTACCAATCGTCTGTAAATCCAAAACATTACATCTTGGATCCTCATACAGCCGTCGGTGTTTGCGCCACAAAAAGATTGATCGCAAAAGACAACGACAAATCCATTCAATATATCTCTTTATCAACCGCTCATCCAGCCAAATTCGCTGATGCTGTCAACAATGCATTATCTGGATTTTCTAACTATTCATTCGAAAAGGATGTTTTACCTGAAGATTTGAGGAAATTATCCAcactaaagaagaaattgaaattcgTTGAAAAAGCCGATGTAGAATTAGTCAAGAGCgctattgaagaagaacttgCTAAAATGAACCTATGA
- the CTR86 gene encoding Ctr86p — protein MTHTEIFSDEFKLFDLIDVTMKNDPRCVENYGPIVENLNGIFQRTFNEEDHRKLMADSQPFWERLRDTLEGMLLRVPLNEDSSIPYTRTMRGLVLLMRNLAAENQEIPQKLLLQNLVIRGFLHATSEYVVDTPLVKHLYIACLTCLYNMQQNYSTVDMTTFPALLQFFQYPYGMTFEEDKEEEHFWLPYLFLFKTYLNNDEFSNELFRDSDTNQGDYYRLRDRIFFHIIITKFIQDQEDSFVIENGRDYLDDSKLKITSIDLSVLDCISKSLTSASFGKYLQGFEDREPKCFAKLLQIMQLIVTSKEDWNKYELTAIMSWCYPILQRLTDNDIPAFFKKGVNDYTPSVAIQLHSTLLSCLDIISDLCKFDHVRQFLISYECVKTLISLLDTFQKNLLRINFFKGNSETVDDMKITDCQGNKIEDRLLIYNRVNANSFFIRADNFPNCKLVIVEILASLVYAHPEIQDQIRELGGLALILSNCVIDDNDPFIKERSIICLKFLLRNNAKNQEFVKQMEAQDVVQDDALSKAGFEISVEKGGKVRLVSKKEDSDSEISELVSVDED, from the coding sequence ATGACGCATACggaaattttttcagatgaATTCAAACTATTTGATTTAATCGATGTAACAATGAAGAATGACCCACGTTGCGTTGAGAACTATGGGCCCATTGTCGAGAATCTAAATGgaatctttcaaagaacgtttaatgaagaagaccatAGGAAATTGATGGCCGATTCCCAGCCTTTTTGGGAACGTTTAAGAGACACATTGGAAGGAATGCTGTTACGGGTACCTTTGAATGAAGATAGCTCAATACCATACACGAGAACAATGAGAGGCCTTGTGTTATTGATGAGAAACCTTGCTGCGgaaaaccaagaaatacCCCAAAAGCTGCTACTGCAAAATCTCGTAATACGTGGGTTTCTACACGCAACTAGTGAGTATGTAGTGGATACTCCATTAGTGAAGCACTTATATATCGCATGCTTAACGTGTCTTTACAACATGCAACAAAACTACTCCACAGTAGATATGACTACGTTCCCAGCGcttttgcaattttttcaatatcccTATGGGATGACTTTTGAAGAGgataaagaagaggaaCATTTTTGGTTGCCatatctctttcttttcaaaacatatctcaataatgatgaattttCCAATGAGCTGTTTAGAGATAGTGATACGAATCAAGGCGACTACTATCGCCTAAGAGATAGGATCTTTTTCcatatcatcatcactaaATTTATccaagatcaagaagatTCGTTTGTAATTGAAAACGGTAGGGACTATCTAGACGattcaaaattgaaaataacatCTATTGATCTATCCGTTTTGGACTGCATCAGTAAAAGTCTAACAAGTGCATCTTTTGGTAAATACCTACAGGGGTTTGAAGATAGAGAACCGAAATGTTTTGCCAAACTGTTGCAAATAATGCAATTGATTGTAACGAGTAAAGAAGATTGGAATAAATATGAATTGACAGCCATTATGTCATGGTGCTATCCCATTTTGCAACGCCTTACAGATAATGATATTCctgcttttttcaagaaaggCGTCAACGATTATACTCCATCAGTTGCTATCCAATTACATTCCACATTATTATCCTGTTTGGACATCATTTCCGATTTGTGTAAATTCGATCATGTTAGACagtttttgatatcttaCGAGTGTGTGAAAACATTAATTTCGTTACTGGATACATTCCAAAAGAACCTGCTGAGaattaatttctttaaggGAAATAGTGAAACGGTGGATGATATGAAAATCACAGATTGCCAAGGTAATAAAATCGAGGATCGATTATTGATCTACAATCGTGTTAATGCCAATTCGTTCTTCATCAGAGCGGATAATTTCCCCAACTGTAAGTTAGTTATAGTTGAAATACTAGCGTCGTTAGTATATGCACATCCTGAAATTCAAGATCAAATAAGAGAATTGGGTGGACTCGCGTTAATTCTTTCCAACTGTGTCATTGACGATAATGATCCATTCATTAAGGAAAGGTCTATCATTTGCTTAAAGTTTTTGTTAAGGAATAATGCCAAGAACCAAGAATTTGTCAAACAAATGGAGGCGCAAGACGTTGTTCAGGATGATGCATTAAGCAAAGCAGGGTTTGAAATTTCAGTGGAAAAGGGCGGAAAAGTAAGACTTGTAtctaaaaaggaagattCTGATAGCGAAATTTCCGAGCTTGTTAGCGTAGACGAAGATTGA
- the PWP2 gene encoding snoRNA-binding rRNA-processing protein PWP2 — MKSDFKFSNLLGTVYRQGNIVFSDDGKQLLSPVGNRVSVFDLINNKSFTFEYEHRKNIAAVDLNKQGTLLLSVDEDGRAILVNFKARNVLHHFNFKEKCSAVKFSPDGKLFALASGRFLQIWKTPDVNKDRQFAPFVRYRVHAGHFQDIISLTWSQDSRFLLTTSKDLSAKIWSVNSEETDLAATTFNGHRDYVMGAFFSHDQEKIYTVSKDGAVFVWEFTKKPTDDDDDDGSDDEQDDISKYSWRITNKHFFYANQSKVKCVTFHPATRLLVVGFTSGEFRLYDLPEFTLIQQLSMGQNPVNTVTVNNTGEWLAFGSSKLGQLLVYEWQSESYILKQQGHFDSTNSLAYSPDGSRVVTASDDGKIKVWDVTSGFCLATFEEHTSSVTAVQFAKRGQVMFSSSMDGTVRAWDLIRYRNFRTFTGTERIQFNCLAVDPSGEVVCAGSLDNFDIHVWSVQTGQLLDALSGHEGPVSCLSFSQENSVLASASWDKTIRIWSIFGRSQQVEPLEVYSDVLALSMRPDGKEVAVSTLKGQISIFNIEDAKQVGNIDCRKDIVSGRFNEDRFTAKNSERSKFFTTIHYSFDGMAIVAGGNNNSICLYDVPNEVLLKRFIVSRNMALNGTLEFLNSKKMTEAGSLDLIDDAGENSDLEDRIDNSLPGSKRGGDLSTRKMKPEVRVTSVQFSPTASAFAAASTEGLLIYSTNDTILFDPFDLDVDVTPLSTVEALREKQYLNALVMAFRLNEEYLINKIYESIPIKEIPLVASNIPVVYLPRILKFIGDFAMDSQHIEFNLIWIKALLSANGSYMNEHKYLFSTAMRSIQRFIGRVAKDVVTTATDNKYSYRFLTSTDGSVEDDGGDDDEVLLEDDLEEDKEEDDVAMESDDEEGWIGFNGKDTKLPLSNENDSSDEEEEDKKELL, encoded by the coding sequence ATGAAATCTGACTTCAAGTTCTCGAACCTTCTAGGGACGGTCTACAGACAAGGCAACATAGTCTTCTCCGATGACGGCAAGCAGCTGCTCTCGCCCGTGGGGAATAGGGTCAGTGTGTTTGACCTGATCAATAACAAATCGTTCACCTTCGAATACGAACACCGCAAGAACATCGCGGCCGTGGACCTGAACAAACAGGGAACGCTGCTGCTCTCCGTCGACGAGGATGGCCGCGCAATCCTCGTCAACTTCAAAGCTCGCAACGTGCTCCACCATTTCaacttcaaagaaaaatgctCCGCTGTGAAGTTCAGCCCGGATGGCAAGCTCTTCGCACTGGCCTCGGGCAGGTTCTTGCAGATCTGGAAGACCCCGGACGTCAACAAGGACAGGCAGTTCGCTCCCTTCGTCCGCTACAGAGTGCATGCGGGACACTTCCAGGACATCATCTCTCTGACGTGGTCGCAGGACTCCAGGTTCCTCCTCACCACGTCCAAAGATCTTAGTGCAAAGATATGGTCCGTGAACTCGGAAGAGACGGACCTCGCGGCAACCACGTTCAACGGCCACAGAGACTACGTCATGGGAGCCTTCTTCAGTCATGACcaggaaaaaatatacacCGTGAGCAAAGACGGTGCTGTGTTTGTCTGGGAATTCACCAAGAAGCCCAccgatgacgatgacgacgatggAAGCGACGACGAGCAAGACGACATCTCGAAATATAGTTGGAGAATCACAAATAAGCATTTTTTCTACGCAAACCAGTCCAAAGTAAAATGTGTCACGTTCCATCCAGCCACAAGACTGCTAGTGGTCGGGTTCACGAGCGGGGAGTTCCGTCTCTACGACTTGCCCGAATTCACTTTGATCCAGCAGCTCTCAATGGGGCAAAACCCGGTCAACACCGTCACCGTGAATAACACTGGTGAATGGCTGGCATTCGGCTCCAGCAAATTGGGCCAACTACTGGTCTACGAATGGCAGTCGGAATCCTACATTCTGAAACAACAGGGCCACTTTGATTCCACAAACAGTCTGGCATACTCTCCGGACGGTTCACGCGTGGTAACGGCATCCGATGACGGAAAGATCAAGGTCTGGGACGTCACCTCCGGGTTTTGCTTGGCCACTTTCGAAGAACATACCTCCTCGGTGACCGCGGTTCAGTTCGCCAAGAGGGGCCAGGTTATGTTTTCGTCGTCCATGGATGGTACCGTGAGAGCGTGGGACCTAATTAGATATCGTAATTTCAGGACCTTCACCGGTACAGAAAGAATCCAATTCAATTGTTTGGCGGTCGATCCATCCGGTGAAGTCGTCTGTGCAGGGTCTTTGGATAATTTCGATATTCACGTTTGGTCCGTGCAAACCGGCCAATTACTAGATGCGCTATCCGGCCACGAGGGCCCCGTTTCGTGTCTTTCCTTTAGTCAGGAGAACAGTGTTCTAGCGTCTGCATCCTGGGATAAAACAATCAGAATTTGGTCAATCTTTGGCAGAAGTCAACAAGTGGAACCTTTGGAAGTCTATTCTGACGTTTTGGCCCTGTCTATGAGACCGGACGGGAAAGAAGTGGCAGTTTCCACTTTGAAGGGCCAAATCTCAATCTTCAATATCGAAGATGCCAAACAGGTGGGCAATATCGACTGTAGAAAGGATATCGTCTCTGGTAGATTCAACGAAGATAGATTCACAGCCAAGAATTCCGAAAGATCCAAATTCTTCACCACGATCCACTACAGTTTCGACGGGATGGCAATCGTGGCTGGTGGTAACAACAACTCCATCTGTTTGTACGATGTTCCAAATGAAGTtctattgaaaagattcATTGTATCCAGAAATATGGCTTTGAACGGTACTTTGGAGTTCTTGAACAGTAAGAAAATGACTGAAGCAGGTTCGTTGGATTTGATCGATGATGCAGGTGAGAATTCAGACTTGGAGGATCGTATTGACAACTCCCTGCCAGGCTCCAAAAGAGGTGGCGATCTATCAACTAGGAAAATGAAACCCGAGGTCAGAGTCACTTCGGTCCAATTCTCTCCAACAGCAAGTGCATTTGCTGCTGCCTCCACAGAAGGTTTGTTAATATATTCCACCAATGACACAATATTATTTGATCCATTTGACCTGGATGTGGATGTCACTCCACTTTCCACAGTAGAGGCGCTACGAGAAAAGCAATATCTAAATGCCTTGGTAATGGCATTTAGATTGAACGAAGAATATTTGATCAATAAAATTTATGAGTCTATACCAATTAAAGAAATCCCACTGGTAGCAAGCAATATCCCTGTAGTATATTTACCAAGAATCCTAAAATTCATCGGTGATTTTGCTATGGATTCACAACATATCGAGTTTAATCTCATTTGGATCAAAGCCTTGTTATCTGCAAACGGTAGTTACATGAATGAGCACAAATATCTTTTCTCTACCGCTATGAGGTCGATACAGAGATTTATCGGTAGGGTGGCTAAGGATGTGGTTACTACTGCTACTGATAATAAGTACTCCTACAGATTCTTGACATCGACTGATGGATCTGTTGAAGACGACggtggtgatgatgacgaagttCTTCTGGAAGATGACCTAGAGGAAGATAAAGAGGAAGACGATGTGGCCATGGAATCtgacgacgaagaaggCTGGATTGGTTTCAATGGGAAGGATACCAAATTGCCTTTGTCCAATGAAAACGACTCcagtgatgaagaagaggaagacaagaaagagCTTCtttaa
- the YIH1 gene encoding Yih1p: protein MDDDHEQLVEELEAVEAIYPDLLSRKQEDGSIIVVKVPQHEYMVLQISFPTNYPSTEPPNVIEVGVSTSVAKRDLYDTKYLQHLFQEVMDSVFHRGSVCLFDFLTELDGVLYVEPEEETEPVQLDDIPTDPFEGWTASDPISDRGSTFMAFAAHAASEEQAFAMLDLLKTDSKMRKANHVMSAWRIRQDGSAATYQDSDDDGETAAGSRMLHLITIMDVWNVIVVVARWFGGAHIGPDRFKHINSTAREAVVRAGFEK from the coding sequence ATGGACGACGATCACGAGCAGCTGGTCGAAGAACTGGAGGCCGTCGAGGCTATCTACCCGGACCTGCTCTCTAGGAAGCAGGAAGACGGCagcatcatcgtcgtcaaGGTGCCGCAGCACGAATACATGGTCCTGCAGATCTCCTTCCCGACAAACTACCCGTCCACAGAGCCCCCCAATGTCATCGAGGTCGGGGTGTCCACGTCGGTCGCCAAGCGCGACCTCTACGACACCAAGTACCTGCAGCATCTGTTCCAAGAGGTGATGGATTCCGTGTTCCACCGCGGGTCCGTGTGCCTGTTCGACTTCCTCACAGAGCTGGACGGCGTGCTGTACGTCGAGCCCGAGGAGGAAACTGAACCGGTCCAGCTAGACGACATCCCCACGGACCCGTTCGAGGGCTGGACCGCCTCGGACCCCATCTCCGACAGAGGGTCGACCTTCATGGCCTTTGCGGCGCACGCTGCGTCCGAGGAGCAGGCGTTCGCCATGCTCGACCTGCTCAAGACCGACTCCAAGATGCGCAAGGCCAACCACGTCATGAGCGCATGGCGCATCAGGCAGGACGGCTCTGCCGCCACGTACCAGGACTCCGACGACGACGGCGAGACCGCCGCCGGGTCGCGGATGCTCCACCTCATCACCATCATGGACGTGTGGAACGTGATCGTGGTGGTGGCCAGGTGGTTCGGCGGTGCCCACATCGGCCCCGACCGTTTCAAGCACATCAACTCCACCGCAAGAGAGGCTGTCGTCAGGGCCGGCTTCGAGAAGTAG
- the TAH1 gene encoding Tah1p: MMQFERDKEQGNELYRQGLYSDAIRCYDRLIAAQPQNPVGHSNKAMALIKLGEHAQAVEVCQQGLQLAAAPQHAALRAKLLYRLELAQAAVAPLRIPVVEVDELPAGFDQS; the protein is encoded by the coding sequence ATGATGCAGTTTGAAAGGGACAAGGAACAGGGCAATGAGCTGTACAGGCAGGGCCTGTACAGCGACGCTATAAGGTGCTACGACCGACTGATCGCAGCGCAGCCGCAGAACCCGGTCGGGCACAGCAACAAGGCCATGGCGCTGATCAAACTGGGCGAGCACGCACAGGCCGTCGAGGTGTGCCAGCAGGGGCTGCAGCTGGCGGCGGCGCCGCAGCACGCAGCCCTGAGGGCCAAGCTGCTCTACCGCCTGGAGCTGGCGCAAGCTGCCGTGGCCCCACTCCGGATCCCCGTCGTGGAGGTTGATGAGCTGCCCGCTGGCTTCGATCAGTCCTAG
- the TVS1 gene encoding Tvs1p: MVRFVSTLSLLSCAAAFAMAHGGEDMDMDMDMDMDMDAHASTTAVVPVPXEPKHLHGLPILQWPTLTPAERLYWENYNTTTYFTTSEGSRAALRYHASTLLLLAFVLYPVSLALSAARSRWYLPLLFANLCVGASSVTALFLYETSFPGDDLYPHNIYGTTSAVLLALMLVHFFAAVLAVPVSPEPLHDYHPVDAIPLDDLESTPVMVSHSARGSPSPSSNRDTLCSLSSGTNHKRGHDDDDYYDDDDADADITAIESPPLASQEVPLFHILFASAWYRALAHRLSRPALAVFHLLNYSLFVYVFVDMVVGFAVGNLLGKGIRIFNLLAHWIKGGVFFILGVVSLARYCGFGAKYGWAWNRVCITAHLSHERSSNLLFRLAPAGTVTMEGIESFLIFFYGSTNVFLEHLAGSGGAWTAKDLQHVSIAFMFIGTGLCGLLTEYKLNHWRFDRARGHSHADLVAATPGYSPNPFPAFTIFWTGILMSQHAQASQTSTTIHMQWGYLLSYGSFFRLLTFLILFLVPNSRGTASKPFTELITSFCLLCGGLVFMESTDQSIDAMEYRGLTPMFTFNLSVGFVSLLMAWEMILFIWKDWLVKTRKTSL; encoded by the coding sequence ATGGTGCGTTTCGTTTCGACATTAAGCCTTCTGAGCTGCGCGGCGGCTTTCGCCATGGCCCACGGTGGCGAGGACATGGACATGGACATGGACATGGACATGGACATGGATGCGCACGCAAGCACCACTGCCGTGGTGCCCGTGCCGMACGAGCCCAAGCATCTGCACGGTCTCCCCATCCTGCAGTGGCCCACGCTCACTCCCGCTGAAAGACTTTACTGGGAGAACTATAACACCACCACCTACTTCACCACGAGCGAGGGCAGCCGCGCTGCCCTGCGCTACCACGCAAGCacgctgctgctgcttgCGTTCGTGCTCTATCCGGTTTCGCTGGCGCTCAGCGCCGCCCGCTCCCGGTGGTACCTGCCCTTGCTCTTCGCCAACCTGTGTGTCGGCGCCTCCTCCGTTACGGCCCTTTTCCTGTACGAAACCTCCTTCCCTGGGGACGACTTGTATCCGCACAACATCTACGGCACGACCTCCGCGGTCTTGCTCGCTTTGATGCTCGTCCACTTCTTTGCCGCCGTGCTCGCCGTGCCCGTCTCGCCAGAACCGCTACATGACTACCATCCCGTTGACGCCATCCCGCTGGACGACCTAGAGTCCACCCCCGTCATGGTGTCTCACAGCGCACGCGGGTCGCCGAGCCCTTCCTCCAACAGAGACACCCTGTGTTCGCTCTCGTCCGGCACCAACCACAAGCGCGGGcacgatgacgacgactactacgacgacgacgacgcCGACGCCGACATCACCGCCATCGAGTCCCCGCCACTGGCTTCACAAGAAGTGCCCCTGTTCCACATCCTGTTCGCTAGCGCCTGGTACCGGGCGCTAGCCCACCGGCTGTCGCGCCCCGCCCTGGCCGTCTTCCACCTGCTCAACTACTCGCTGTTCGTGTACGTCTTCGTGGACATGGTCGTCGGCTTCGCCGTGGGCAATCTGCTCGGCAAGGGCATCCGCATCTTCAACCTCCTGGCGCACTGGATCAAGGGCGGCGTGTTCTTCATCCTGGGCGTAGTGTCGCTCGCGCGGTACTGCGGATTCGGCGCCAAGTACGGCTGGGCGTGGAACAGGGTCTGTATCACCGCACACCTCTCGCACGAGCGGTCGTCCAACCTCCTGTTCCGCCTCGCTCCTGCGGGCACCGTCACCATGGAGGGCATCGAGTCGttcctcatcttcttctacgGGTCCACCAACGTGTTTCTGGAACACCTGGCGGGCAGCGGCGGCGCGTGGACCGCCAAGGACCTGCAGCACGTCTCCATCGCGTTCATGTTCATTGGCACCGGGCTGTGCGGGCTGCTCACGGAGTACAAGCTCAACCACTGGCGATTCGACCGTGCACGCGGCCATTCGCACGCAGACTTGGTCGCCGCCACCCCCGGCTACTCCCCGAACCCATTCCCGGCTTTCACCATCTTCTGGACGGGCATCCTCATGTCCCAGCACGCGCAGGCCTCGCAGACCTCCACCACAATCCACATGCAATGGGGGTATCTGCTGTCCTACGGGTCCTTCTTCCGCCTGCTCACGTTcttgattctgttcctgGTGCCCAACTCCCGCGGCACCGCCTCCAAGCCCTTCACAGAGCTGATCACCTCCTTCTGCCTGCTCTGCGGCGGACTCGTGTTCATGGAGTCCACCGACCAGAGCATCGACGCCATGGAGTACAGGGGACTAACCCCCATGTTCACTTTCAACCTCAGCGTCGGCTTCGTCTCGCTGCTGATGGCCTGGGAAATGATCCTATTTATTTGGAAGGACTGGCTTGTCAAAACAAGGAAGACCAGCCTTTAA
- the BUD31 gene encoding U2 snRNP complex subunit BUD31, which produces MPRVKTRRTKPAPDGFDKIKPTLTDFEVQLRDAQRDNTSKLAAKSSEQLWEILQIHHQRSRYIYTLYYKRKAISKDLYDWLLREKYADKLLIAKWRKTGYEKLCCLRCIQKNETNNGSTCICRVPRAQLEQEAQKKATQVSFHECVHCGCRGCASTD; this is translated from the coding sequence ATGCCTCGTGTcaagacaagaagaaccaaGCCTGCCCCTGACGGCTTCGACAAAATCAAGCCGACCCTGACGGATTTCGAGGTCCAGCTGAGAGATGCGCAGCGGGACAACACCTCCAAGCTCGCCGCCAAGTCCTCCGAGCAGCTCTGGGAGATTCTGCAGATCCACCACCAGCGCTCTAGATACATATATACTCTGTACTACAAGAGGAAGGCCATCTCTAAGGACCTGTACGATTGGTTGCTCAGGGAGAAGTACGCGGACAAGCTGCTCATTGCCAAGTGGCGGAAGACTGGCTACGAGAAGCTGTGCTGTCTGCGCTGCATCCAAAAGAACGAGACCAACAACGGCAGCACCTGCATCTGCAGGGTGCCTCGTGCGCAGCTGGAACAGGAAGCACAGAAGAAGGCCACGCAGGTTTCTTTCCACGAATGTGTCCACTGCGGTTGCAGGGGATGCGCCAGCACAGACTAA